GGAATTCCACTTTCCTCTTCTGCACTCAAGCTTTGCAGTTTCCATCGCGACTCGAAGTTGAGCTCCGAGTTTAAACGACAGACTTACAAGGCCGCCTGCGCGCGCTTTACGCCCAATAATTCCGGACAACGCTTGCCCCCTACGTATTACCGCGGCTGCTGGCACGTAGTTAGCCGGGGCTTTCTTCTCAGGTACCGTCACCTTACGAGCAGTTACTCTCGTAAGCGTTCTTCCCTGGCAACAGAGCTTTACGATCCGAAAACCTTCATCACTCACGCGGCGTTGCTCCGTCAGACTTTCGTCCATTGCGGAAGATTCCCTACTGCTGCCTCCCGTAGGAGTCTGGGCCGTGTCTCAGTCCCAGTGTGGCCGATCACCCTCTCAGGTCGGCTACGCATCGTCGCCTTGGTGAGCCGTTACCCCACCAACTAGCTAATGCGCCGCGGGTCCATCCATAAGTGGCAGATTGCTCCGCCTTTCCCGATTCGGCCATGCGACCAATTCGCGTATCCGGTATTAGCATTCGTTTCCGAATGTTATCCCAGTCTTATGGGCAGGTTACCCACGTGTTACTCACCCGTCCGCCGCTAACCTTATCCCGAAGGACAAGATCCGCTCGACTTGCATGTATTAGGCACGCCGCCAGCGTTCGTCCTGAGCCAGGATCAAACTCTCCATGAAATGGTGTTTGACTTGCTCAAACTTTGTTTTATCGCTTTTCCGTTATTTCTAACGGGGCAGTTTTGCTCGTTGTTCAGTTTTCAAAGAACAATTTCTTTTTCGTGTCGTTCGCGTGTTTCTCAGCGGCGACAAGAGATAATATATCACGGACGTCTATAGGATTGCAACCCTTTTTTTAAACTTTTTTTACTGGATTTTTCTACCTGTAGTTTCGGACATTTAATGCATACCGGGACAGCTCTTTCGGGGAGGCAATGCGGGCATACATACGGAAGATGATTTTGTAGCGTCTCGTTATCGCTTGCTTAATATCTCCGTCTAAACGATTGTCATTCAGATCAAGCAGCATCTCATCTAATTCTTTGCGCAGGACGTAATCGAGTTCTTTGCATTCTTTGTCGTTGAATAGAATTCCTAGCATAACTAATGTGCGCCCTCCTAAGCTGAATTGGCCCTGCAGCTAAGTTTTGCTGCGGCAATCGAAAGCAAAAGCGGCGTCTTGCGATTACGCATCACGACGCCGCCTTACTGTTATGCTCAATTAATCGGAAAAATATTACAACGAACTTACCCAAACGCTAACTGTGCTTTCAATTACCGCCGCAACAAGCAATGCCACCGTTAGAATAACGACCACCGGAACGGATCTAATCATGAAATATTCGATCTCCCGGCCGGATTTGCCCGCTTCCTTCCCCGGAATAACGATCCTTCCTAATGCCTTAAGCAACAGAACGCCAAACTTCATCCCGTAAGCGCATGCCACTACGATCGCTGGGATCTCAATTATTCCGTGAGGCAGCAGTCCCAATATAACCGTAAGCATATCCCCCGTTCCCTGCGTCTCTGCTACATGCTGCAGCAAGAAGCCTACAACCATGCCGTTAAGAACCAGGAAGAAAATCGGGATGATGCCGAAGATCGCGCCTATATAGATGATAAAGATGGATTTGATCGCATTGTTTAAAAAGATAAAGACCATAAAGGCAAGCGTCGGATTCTTCGTCTGCTCCAGAGATTCGGCTACATTGCCGAGGGCCTTCAACTGCTGCTCGAGATAATCGCTAAAAGCGCTGTTGGTTCCTCCGACGACAAGTCCGGCAAAAAACAAAATGAATCCAAACGCGATGTAGGGATTCATGATTTTGAAATGGGCTTTTATTTCAGACCAGCGAAACATGCCTCTTCTCTCCTTTGTAACTTCTTTATTAAATGGTTTGAACAAGCATGAATATCTTGGATGTGTACGAGCATAGGATTGTACTAGAACAAGCTTCCATTAGAAAGGAGAGCCTTATCAGATGAACTTTTTTTATGTACTTAACGGACGAAAATTAAAACGCAACTTCCTTCTTGTTCTCGCACTCGTCTTCTCTGTAGGGGTTATTTACGCAGAAAGAGACAACATCACGGTATTCTCACCACAGCAGCCAGCCGCTATATACAGTGTCCCTACGGATAAAAAGGTCGTAGCCCTGACATTCGACATTAGCTGGGGGGACAAGCGTACGGAACCGATTCTGAAGGTATTAAAAGACAAAGGGGTTACACAAGCAACCTTCTTCCTGTCTTCGCCTTGGAGCCAGTCCCATCCCGACATTGTCAAAGATATCGTGAATGACGGCTTTGAGATCGGCAGCCATGGCCACAAGCATGATAACTACAGCAAGCTTAGCGATGATGAGATTCGTACGCAAATCACAACCGCACATACTATCTTGACCGATCTGACCGGCAAGCAGCCAAACCTGATTCGCCTTCCTAACGGAGATTTCGACAAACGCGTGCTCCGTATCGCGGAAGAGCTTAACTACAAAGTTATCCAATGGGATACCGATTCAATGGACTGGCTGAACATTGGAACGGACAAGATTATCAACCGTGTCGTAAGCCGTGCCCATAATGGAGACATTATTCTTATGCACGCCAGCGATTCCGTGAAACAAACGCATGAAGCACTCCCTGTAATCATCGATGAGCTTCGTGCGAAAGGATATGAATTCGTAACCGTATCCGAGCTGATTAATCAAACCGAGTCGGAAGGCCGTGCTGTACAGGACAAAACGACCTCTCTTACGATGCTTGGACTCGAGGATGCTATGGCAGCTGCGGATACTGGCTATTGATTATTACGCGACCGGCTTTGCAGATGTTGCAGAGTCGGTTGTTGTATTTTTATGAAGCAAACGGTGCAGCATGAGGATTTGGTAAGCATTGCAGACAAACAACGGGATAATCATAAAGACGATAGCCGAAATGTTGGTCTCCCCTTGCAGAGCCGGCCATGCTTCCACGAAGGTAACGAAGAACATCAAAAACGTGGTTGGCACAAATGCGCTTGGTTTGGTTTGGCTGACTTTGACGTATGCCACGGCGAGGGAGCAGATCAAAAGAACAAGCGGCAGCACCCAGAAGAACCAGTTGTTGGTCCGCTGCTCATAAAGCATATAACCGAGGCCAAATACGGCAAAAATCGTTGTATAGCCCTGGAGAGCGTTCCAGAGATAGCTTTTGCGGAAAATGCTTAATGCAATGTAATTCAAGGTCAGGTAAGCAAAGAACCCCATTTGGCTAAATGCCCCTATCAATAAGCCGACCATCGCCATCATGAAGGCGTTAAACCCGGCTGCCTCAAGCCCCATAAATCCGAAGGACTGGTCCGTCCATTGCATGATCGACCCGCTGATGACTGTAACTACAGCCCCGACGGCCATGCAGGTCCCCATCTTTTCAAATTCATAATTCCGTTATCCTCCTTCATGTTTGGCGAGGATCGTGCCATTGTAAGCACTTTCCTGTGCCAACCATTATTTTACCACGTTCGTCATAAAAAGCTAACTACGAAGCCATGATAATCCCGTGAACTTTAACGCATACTACGTTTAAATTCAGCAATGGTAATCATAGAAGGGAGATCGTGGGAGCATGCGCATGCGATTGGCTTTATTAACGGCGCTTTCCGCCCTAACATTTGTCTTAACAAGCTGCGGTGCGGAATCTTCAGGAGGCAACAACCAACAGATCAGCTACAAGGATATGAAGTCGATGGTTATTGACATACTGAAAACCGAAGATGCTCAAAAAGCTTTACAGGAATCCGCCCAGCAAATGTCCGGCTATAACGGCAGCGGTACCAAGCTGTTGTCTGTACAGGATCAAGAGCAGGTGCGCCTTGCCGTAAAAGATGTAATGGTTTCTCCGGAATACGACAAGGTCATCCGGACTTTAATGACGGATACCCGTTTTGCCGGTGAATTTGCCAAAGCCGTAAACAAGCAAAACAAAGACATTCACAAGGAACTAATGAAGGATCCGACGTACCAGGAACAAATGATCAAAGCGTTCAAAACGCCGGAAATGGACAAAATGATTCTCGAAGTGCTGCAAAGCACGCAATATAAAAAGCAGGTTATGTCCCTCATGCAGGAATCGATGCAAAACCCCCTCTTCCGTCTGGAAGTGCTTGATCTGATGAAAAAAGCAGTACAGGAAGAGCTAAAACCAAAGCCGGATGAAAAAGTTGATAAGAAGTCGCAAGAAGGCGGCGGCGGTGGTGAAGAAGGCGGCTCCTCCGGAGATGAAAAACAAAGTGATGATGGCGGCAGCGGCGAAGGAGACGGCTCTGATTCTTCGACTTAACCGTGACATAGATGGAAGGCTATAGATGTACGAAAAGCCCGGACCTGGTCGAGAGCTATACGCTCTCTTCCCGGTCCGGGCTTTTATTTTGGATTAACGGCTGCATTTTTGAATAACTTGTTCGGCAATATCCAGGTACAACGCACCTGTCTCGCTCTCGGCCTTATACACCGAAGGCGAGAAATCCGGCTCGGAAATGTGATTATCCGGCTGTCCCAGCGGAATCTGGGCGAGCAGTTCCGCATGCAGGGATTCTGCAAGACGGGCGCCGCCGCCGCGTCCAAAAATGTACTCCGGCTCGCCGCATTTGCTGCATTTGTAATAGGACATGTTCTCCACGACGCCAATAATCTCATGCTCAGTCTTGATAGCCATCGCGCCGGCGCGGGCCGCTACAAATGCTGCTGTCGCATGAGGCGTCGTTACGATAATCTCTTTGCTCTGCGGGATAATCTGATGGACGTCGAGCGCCACATCGCCCGTTCCCGGAGGCAGGTCAAGCAGCAGGTAATCCAGCTCGCCCCATTCGATTTCGGCAAAGAAATTGCGAAGCATCTTGCCCAGCATCGGCCCGCGCCATACGATCGGGCTGTTGTCTTCAACAAAGAAGCCCATCGACATGACTTTGACGCCATAGCGTTCAATTGGAATAACGCGCTCGTTCACGATCTCGGGGCGCGTCTCGATGCCCATCATATCGGGCACGCTGAAGCCGTAAATATCCGCGTCGATGATGCCGACGCGCTTGCCTTTGCGGGCTAAGGCGACCGCAAGATTGACGGTCACCGTCGATTTGCCGACGCCGCCCTTGCCGCTGGCGACGGCAATGAACTGAGTGCCGCTGCCAGCGGCAAGCAGCGGGCTTTCGATTCCGGCCCCGTGACCTTGTACGGGGCCTTTGGCCGCGGCCGGCTGGGCTTTGCCGCCGGCTTGTCCTTGCGGCGCGGCAGCTGCGCCTGCGCCGCTCTCCAGCGCACGAAACCGGCAATGCACGGTTTCGGCGCCAGCCCGCGCGAGCGCATCGCGCAGCGCGGTTTCCAGCGAGGGACGAAGGTCCTCGCTGGCTGTCAGGACCGTCATCGATACTTGACGGTCCTTCACAACAACATCGCGGACGGTAACGGAGTCCGCGCTATATTGGGCCGTTACTGAACCGACGGCTTCCAGAGCTTGTTCACGTGTCAACATGAATGAGTCCCACCTTTATGTAGAAGAGTAGTTGTAGGTGTAAGCGTAAAAGTAGCTGCTTATTTAAAATGATTATAACATATTAAGCGGGACAAGGTTAATTCGTCGGTTCAGCCGCCTTCATATCCGATGCAGCATCCGCCGCTGTACCCGTATTCAGCTTTTCCCCTGAGGAATACCGGAGAATACCTTGATAAATCGAAGCGGCCACCTGACGCTGATAATTCGAATCAGCCAGACGCGCGGCTTCCCCCGGATTAGACAGGAATCCGACTTCAACAAGTGCCGTAGGAATATCATCCAGTGCTTTAAGAAGGTATACGTTATTTTTGTCCATAACGGCTACCCTGCTTGTATTCTCCAGATTACGGCGGATCTCGTTTTGTATAAACGTGGCAAGAACTTGGTTGTCCGGATGATTAGCAGGATTAAAAAACGTTTGAGCTCCTGACCACTTTGCGGACGGAATGCTGTTCATATGGATGCTGATAACAAGGCTTGGCTTACTTTCCTTGATGTTGGCTACACGCTGCAGCAAATCCTCCGTCTTGCGCTTGGAATAACCCTTCGTATCCTGGCCTGCCAGATCATAATCTCCTTCTCTGGTGAGCAGTACAATGGCTCCTGCCTGCTGCAGATAATCTCTGAGGTAGAGCGCAATCGCAAGGTTTAAGTCCTTTTCAACTACCCCCTCCTTGCTAACCGCACCGCCGTCAACGCCTCCATGGCCCGCATCAATCGCAATTGTTTTCCCGGATAAAGGCAGCGTCCAATAACTCCAGGTCCGGGATACCGGCTCCCCACCTTGGGTAAGTATTATCCAGGTCAACACAAGCGCTGCCATGCCGGCCGCGATGCGGAGCGCTCCCTTATAAGTCATCCAGACGACCAAACGTTTTCGGCGCATAAATAAAACCACCCCGTTTCCATACAAATGATCTCTTTATCATTTATATGGGACGAGGTGGTTGATTATGATGGCCAAGCTGCAGTTAGACTTTGCTTAACCTTATTAATTTGATTTTGACCGCGGTTGCTGTGCCATACCTTCAATCAGAATCTTCGCCACTTCCGGACGAGAGAATTCTGGCGGCGGGCAAACGCCTTCGCGCAGCAATGCGCGAACTTTAGTACCAGACAGTGTCAGGTGTTCATGAAGCCGGTCAGAGGCGAGAATGCCCCAACAGCAATCAGATCCAGGTCTGATAACGTCCAGTTATTAATAACGATCGTATTCAAGGACTTAGCTTCAATCAAAAGCGCCTCACGCTGCTCGCGAGAAGCAAGACGATTAACGAGCTCGCCGCCATGCGGTAAAATCTGACTCATGCTTTAGCCTCCTTGGGTACGTGTATCCCGAGTTGCCGGCCATTTCATGTACTTAACTATTTTATTTATGCAGATCTCTTATTTATGCAAACCGCATTCTGTTTTCTCTTGACCGGACCAACGTCCAGCACGAGGGTCTTCGCCAGGCATAACTTGGCGTGTGCAGTACTCACAGCCAATGCTTGGGTAGTTCTGGTCATGCAGCGGGTTGTAGATTACATCGTTCTCGCGGATGTAATTCCATACATCTTCCGTAGTCCAACCTGCAATCGGGTTGAATTTTATCAGACCGAATTTTGTATCGTATTCAACCTTTTTCGCATTAGCGCGAGTAGGAGCTTGGTCCCGACGGATACCCGTGATCCACGCATCGTACTTAGACAGAATTCTTGTCAACGGCTCAACCTTGCGGATATTGCAGCAAGCGTTAGCGTCCGATTTCCACAGCTCGGCGCCATGGCGCTCTGCTTGCTCTTCAGGCGTGA
This region of Paenibacillus sp. JDR-2 genomic DNA includes:
- the cwlD gene encoding N-acetylmuramoyl-L-alanine amidase CwlD: MRRKRLVVWMTYKGALRIAAGMAALVLTWIILTQGGEPVSRTWSYWTLPLSGKTIAIDAGHGGVDGGAVSKEGVVEKDLNLAIALYLRDYLQQAGAIVLLTREGDYDLAGQDTKGYSKRKTEDLLQRVANIKESKPSLVISIHMNSIPSAKWSGAQTFFNPANHPDNQVLATFIQNEIRRNLENTSRVAVMDKNNVYLLKALDDIPTALVEVGFLSNPGEAARLADSNYQRQVAASIYQGILRYSSGEKLNTGTAADAASDMKAAEPTN
- the pdaB gene encoding polysaccharide deacetylase family sporulation protein PdaB, which translates into the protein MNFFYVLNGRKLKRNFLLVLALVFSVGVIYAERDNITVFSPQQPAAIYSVPTDKKVVALTFDISWGDKRTEPILKVLKDKGVTQATFFLSSPWSQSHPDIVKDIVNDGFEIGSHGHKHDNYSKLSDDEIRTQITTAHTILTDLTGKQPNLIRLPNGDFDKRVLRIAEELNYKVIQWDTDSMDWLNIGTDKIINRVVSRAHNGDIILMHASDSVKQTHEALPVIIDELRAKGYEFVTVSELINQTESEGRAVQDKTTSLTMLGLEDAMAAADTGY
- a CDS encoding KinB-signaling pathway activation protein, translated to MAVGAVVTVISGSIMQWTDQSFGFMGLEAAGFNAFMMAMVGLLIGAFSQMGFFAYLTLNYIALSIFRKSYLWNALQGYTTIFAVFGLGYMLYEQRTNNWFFWVLPLVLLICSLAVAYVKVSQTKPSAFVPTTFLMFFVTFVEAWPALQGETNISAIVFMIIPLFVCNAYQILMLHRLLHKNTTTDSATSAKPVA
- the gerD gene encoding spore germination lipoprotein GerD — protein: MRMRLALLTALSALTFVLTSCGAESSGGNNQQISYKDMKSMVIDILKTEDAQKALQESAQQMSGYNGSGTKLLSVQDQEQVRLAVKDVMVSPEYDKVIRTLMTDTRFAGEFAKAVNKQNKDIHKELMKDPTYQEQMIKAFKTPEMDKMILEVLQSTQYKKQVMSLMQESMQNPLFRLEVLDLMKKAVQEELKPKPDEKVDKKSQEGGGGGEEGGSSGDEKQSDDGGSGEGDGSDSST
- a CDS encoding phosphoadenylyl-sulfate reductase, whose product is MNLFEKEALVKQKAEELENATPQEILAYAVEAFPNITFACSFGAEDVVLVDMLQKVSPKTDIFYLDTDFHFKETYETRDRMVERYPGIPFVEVKPLITPEEQAERHGAELWKSDANACCNIRKVEPLTRILSKYDAWITGIRRDQAPTRANAKKVEYDTKFGLIKFNPIAGWTTEDVWNYIRENDVIYNPLHDQNYPSIGCEYCTRQVMPGEDPRAGRWSGQEKTECGLHK
- a CDS encoding stage II sporulation protein M, whose amino-acid sequence is MFRWSEIKAHFKIMNPYIAFGFILFFAGLVVGGTNSAFSDYLEQQLKALGNVAESLEQTKNPTLAFMVFIFLNNAIKSIFIIYIGAIFGIIPIFFLVLNGMVVGFLLQHVAETQGTGDMLTVILGLLPHGIIEIPAIVVACAYGMKFGVLLLKALGRIVIPGKEAGKSGREIEYFMIRSVPVVVILTVALLVAAVIESTVSVWVSSL
- a CDS encoding Mrp/NBP35 family ATP-binding protein yields the protein MLTREQALEAVGSVTAQYSADSVTVRDVVVKDRQVSMTVLTASEDLRPSLETALRDALARAGAETVHCRFRALESGAGAAAAPQGQAGGKAQPAAAKGPVQGHGAGIESPLLAAGSGTQFIAVASGKGGVGKSTVTVNLAVALARKGKRVGIIDADIYGFSVPDMMGIETRPEIVNERVIPIERYGVKVMSMGFFVEDNSPIVWRGPMLGKMLRNFFAEIEWGELDYLLLDLPPGTGDVALDVHQIIPQSKEIIVTTPHATAAFVAARAGAMAIKTEHEIIGVVENMSYYKCSKCGEPEYIFGRGGGARLAESLHAELLAQIPLGQPDNHISEPDFSPSVYKAESETGALYLDIAEQVIQKCSR